The genomic stretch GATAGCCGGGAAGGTGGAAACCGTCAGTGAACCATCCTGCAAGGCTTCCGTCTCCCTCTCCTCCAACGGTTGCTCCCGGAATGCGATGGGGAACATGTTCGGCTTCGTCGTCAATTCAAACAGATCGAGCAGTCCCTGAACGATGCCTCTCGCCCCTGCCGGAAAATAGATGGGCAACAATTTTTTTCGCCCGGCCAACCAGAGACTCTGAATCAAGGCCGGCAACCCATAGGTGTGATCGGGGTGGCCGTGGGTGATCAGAATGGCGCCCAGGTCATCCGGTCGCAGGCCCGCCTTGACCAATTTGGGCCAGGGCGCGCCACCGCAGTCGACCAAATAGGCCTTACCCACTTGCACCAGAAAAAAGGTGTTTTCCCGGTTAGGGTAACTCAACCCGTTCCCCGTTCCGAAAAAAGTGATGCGAAACATAGCAGACTCCTTTCAGTCGGCTTCGCCGCTCGCCCTTTGGCCGTTAAACATCGCGGCCATTTCGGGCATTGGTAGTCTCTCCATTTTCGTGAAAACTAGTGTCATCTCCTGCTCTTAAGAAGAGAAGGCCTGCTGAACGGGAAGAGAGATTGCCTTAGAGACAAGTTCCCGCTAGACTATGACCATAGCCTGGCAAAGAACCATCGCCAGACAACGAAGGGTATAAACGCAACCGGCGACAACGGGAGGAATCAGCTTGCTGCTCGTTCTGGATATCGGGAATACGAATATCGTCTGCGCTGTCTTTGACGATGATAAACAAAGCGCCTCCTGGCGCCTGGCGACAGACCGCCGCAAAACGGTGGACGAATACCGCATCCTCATGCTGGAGGCCCTAGAGACCAAACAAATCGCGATGGGGGACATTGACCGGGTGGCCATCTCCTCTGTCGTCCCCCCTGTCAACCCGGTCCTGATCAAGATGTTCCGCGACTACTGGGGCCTCCAGCCCCTGCTCGTCCAACCGGGCATCAAAACCGGGCTGAACATCAAGATCGATGATCCCCGCGCGCTCGGTCCGGATCGGATCGTCAATGCCGTCGCCGCCTACTCCCTCTACGGCGGTCCGGTGATCATCGTCGATCTGGGAACGGCGACGACCGTCTGCGCCGTCAACGAAAAGGGGGACTTCCTCGGCGGGGTGATCTGCCCGGGCATCGGCATATCGGTGGAAGCGCTGGTGGCGCATGCGGCCAAACTGCCCCGCGTGGAGATCACCGAGCCGGAACAGGCCATCGGCAAAAACACCGTCGCCGGCATGCAGTCCGGGATCTACTATGGCTATGTGGGAATGGTGGACGGACTGGTCCGCCGATTTAAAAACGAAATGGGGGAATCGTCTGATTCCCCCGTCAAGGTTGTCGCTACCGGCGGCTTCGGTGAACTGATCGGCCGCGGCTGCGCCACCGTGGACCATATTCATCCCTCACTGACATTGGAGGGCCTGCGGTTACTCTATGAACGGAACCGGCCGGCGGCTTTATCGCGGCGCGCCATCAGGCCACGGTAAAGCTCTGATCAGGCGCCCCGTTCCCGCTCCGTTAGAACGTAAACAGCCATAGATCGCCGCCTGCCGATCCGGGGAGAATCAGGCCGACAAAATGGTTGTCACTGTTGATCAAGCGAGCGCCCGCAGCAAAAGAAAAGACGGACGGGCTCTCACTGCCCTTCGGGTAGACCTTCAACATCGACTTCGGTTCATCCACGACGACCAACTGGCCCTCCGGTCCGACGAGCATCCGGTCGCGGTGCGCCGTCTCGGGCAGACGGATGCTCTTCTCCAATTTCTTACCGTTCCAAACCCACAGCTCCTGCACCTGACGGCCCGGTCCCTGCCCCAGGTAGAGGTTGTTTTTGGCGTCCATGCCGACGAGCAGGTAGTTGAGCGCCTGTCCCGCTGCCGGATTGATCAACTGGGTTCCCTTGATCCCCTGCACGAAAGGCTTGCTGGCGCTGTCTCCGCTCCAGAACTCGGCATAGACCTGCCCCTGCGCAGGATTCACGCGGAGCCGCTCGACATTCGTGCCGGCGCGAAGGGCGATCCTCGCGGCGTCGTGTTGGATATCCACCCGGTAGAGGCCCGTCGTCTGGCGAGAGTCGCCCAGGGTAAGATAGAGCAGGTTCGACTGGGTCGACACGACAGCCTCCTTGACCTCATCGGCAGCCGTCAACCCGCGGATACGCGTCGAGAAGA from Heliomicrobium modesticaldum Ice1 encodes the following:
- a CDS encoding MBL fold metallo-hydrolase gives rise to the protein MFRITFFGTGNGLSYPNRENTFFLVQVGKAYLVDCGGAPWPKLVKAGLRPDDLGAILITHGHPDHTYGLPALIQSLWLAGRKKLLPIYFPAGARGIVQGLLDLFELTTKPNMFPIAFREQPLEERETEALQDGSLTVSTFPAIHGIPTMGVSFLDESKEGLEKSPIKVVYSADTAYNPLLETVALEATCLIHECNGADKAAGKHSSLHDVARLMKKTNPKQVAIVHLTEGEGYERLMAQYGLAQPRFMIAEDGMSIRVAQ
- a CDS encoding type III pantothenate kinase, translated to MLLVLDIGNTNIVCAVFDDDKQSASWRLATDRRKTVDEYRILMLEALETKQIAMGDIDRVAISSVVPPVNPVLIKMFRDYWGLQPLLVQPGIKTGLNIKIDDPRALGPDRIVNAVAAYSLYGGPVIIVDLGTATTVCAVNEKGDFLGGVICPGIGISVEALVAHAAKLPRVEITEPEQAIGKNTVAGMQSGIYYGYVGMVDGLVRRFKNEMGESSDSPVKVVATGGFGELIGRGCATVDHIHPSLTLEGLRLLYERNRPAALSRRAIRPR